Sequence from the Populus nigra chromosome 17, ddPopNigr1.1, whole genome shotgun sequence genome:
taatttaatttctcaatgACATAAGCTGAAgcataaaatcaacaaatagaaATCTCCAACCCCTCAAATATTTAACTTTATGATCTTAAACATCAACTCATATACAACTCTTACCATGATTTGAAAACCATGTTTCTAATAACATAAATGGAAACTaaatatcaatcaaataaaatggaCAAACCCAGAAACACCACAAGATAGATCGATGGCTACCTTTCGTATTTCGCtgtcaaattttccaaatcaattCAGCTTGCACTCAGCTGAGCTGAAGTGTAGGATAAACAAATATTTGTTACTGATTTGTAGCATTCATAATTTCACCTCTTTTACGTTTTTCTAAGCAAGCATCGTCTAAAAAACGTAACCCTTTTCGAATATTTAGGTGATGGAGTGAGTAGGAGGAGGCATTATTTCTGATAAGAAATGGGAAGCTAATGGAAACcctaatcaattcaattgagattgaaaaaaccctaattctccAATTCAACTGAAAACCTTGATTAACgagcaaaataatttaaagggGAGAGAGAAAAGGGGGGGGGGTTACCAGactaggaggaggaggaggaggaggaggagaggaggAGGTTTTTGTCCCTTCTCTCCATAGCGACGTCCCACATATCGTTGCCGATGTGCTTAGGACGGCCATGAGCTTTCGTGTGGATGACATACTGAACGTTACCAGCTATGCAAAGCATTCCTGCTATGATTCCTAATGGCAATACTGCTTCTACCCATCTCCATCCCATTTTTTCTTGATCCACTCTTCTCTTCTCTGCTCcgctcttctcttctctctttttgtttttttttaatcttgtccAGCCCGGTTGGTTGGGTGCCTCTATTATAGGACTACCTCCTGAGAAAAAACCAATCGCTCCAATTCGTTTTCTTGTTACCCCGGTCGGGTTTTCTAGTGCCTTCATTATTGGTAGTAGTATATTCGTTCGTGATTCGCCGTGaggttaatattaattttttaaaaaaatatataaaaagatattaagagTATGAAgaacttcattttttaatagtattaaatttaatcaagtaatttaattttaaaatttcctaaCTTAACTCTCTGtctaacttaaaattttaattaaattatatgaaagctaatttgattaaaatcaaTCGATTTCATAAGTTTAAATATAACATTGATGAtcgataaaaacataatttagcttttaaaaaaacttcatgataataattttttaaaaaaatattaagataataacagATTGGATCGACCTCCCCTCGCGACCCGAGTCATGAACtttattggatttaataaagttttatatttaattacatgataaaaatagatgctcacaaaattgaacatcaacctaaaaataaacacttatttGAGATGATTATCCCtggaaagcaaacaaaaatcaataatgcaaactatttctcaattaattcaatattaaatgatgaaatcaaaaggaaataaattaaaaacagttaaaatatatataaaaagcataTCATACTTATTGGTCAACTTATCAAACCTGTTAATCGAGTTAGTACGCTAAACCTGCGAACTGATTTATGGACTTCACtaggataataatttttttaatctattttttatttaattatataataacaaaaatagatgattgTGAAATCAAATACCGATCCAATACcgaggattttttttggattacgATAGCCACATAAAaggcaaaacaaaaccaattatgaaatgaaattcctaattaatccaatatctaaggatgacaaaaaaatagtttaaaacatttaaacttgtCAGGCCCACGAACTAAGTCAATCAGTCAAACTTGTAAATAGGTccataaactttataaagtttaataacataacatttttttaaactatgtttttaactatattagaaaaaaatagacgATAAAAAAGtcgagttcaattaaaaaaaacaccccgCCAAACTCGTAAACCAAGGCAACCCGGGTTACCTTGGCAAACCCGCAAACCATACTAACCTtatataaaggaaaaataaaaagaaacaaattatgaaactggATTCTTAAccattctaatattaaaagatgaaattgataaaaaaaaaattgaaaacaaatcatgacaaaaatccaaaaacataaagaaaaaagaaagaaagcaaaacaccATAGGTTACTATTGTCATTTATAGTGCAACGTGTGTGGGTGAACAACGTTTTCCTCAcaccttttaatttatgttactttataaaatttaattacatgatttttctaaaaaaccatcttttaactatataaaaaagaaaatagactataaaataaagttaagttcaatgaaaaaaaaagacaacccaCCAAACTCATAAACTAGGACAACCCGAGTTACCTTGGTAAATCTGTAAACCACGTTAATCtcgtataaaagaaaaataaaaagaagcaaattacgaagctaaattcttaacaatctcaacaaaaatagatttaaaaaaaaaatcacaacaaaaattcaaaaacaaaagaaaagggaaagcaAAGCACTGTGGATTATTTATTGTGCAACTATTTTTttgcaattctttttattatttattgatgtgaaacattaattaaaaaataatatattagaccTGGCTGACTTCTTAACGCGGATCAATGATTTGGCGGGTTATTATACCACAttcgaggttttttttaatgcattttccctttaaaatttttttaaaataaaatttaatcctttgttaacattg
This genomic interval carries:
- the LOC133676666 gene encoding NADH dehydrogenase [ubiquinone] 1 alpha subcomplex subunit 1, producing the protein MGWRWVEAVLPLGIIAGMLCIAGNVQYVIHTKAHGRPKHIGNDMWDVAMERRDKNLLLSSSSSSSS